In a genomic window of Oreochromis aureus strain Israel breed Guangdong linkage group 13, ZZ_aureus, whole genome shotgun sequence:
- the mkks gene encoding McKusick-Kaufman/Bardet-Biedl syndromes putative chaperonin, producing the protein MSYVGIVYLNNVKSASVMSRLSKKSPSVCTDMPLDNTDICSKLQLLKQILTSCFGPTGRLKQVHNNIGGHVVTTSASSVLLSSVSSSQSFINLIKTSILNHVSRFSDCGLFAAILCLSLIEQIKKSALRESVAIRVNNYLLALCTSYLQREDSGCRVKLDFCSTQNLITLARSVICSKPACVLTEPETLHISKLAVQAFLLTVPCSSPGIVSFGRIVTVPVEGHSVLSSEVLPGLLVEMPDGLSEEDNFLNPLSVVLFSASLAGDISELGDGVIEAHPDVDTDSQILGQLLELGRQVINDEVKLFVCQKVIHPVLQQYLRSHGVIVVERLGIALMEPLTQLTGAQPVATLHTTIPPKTYGKVRDLCIKHFGSKTMLHLLPLGESAICTMILCHRNQTMLNELKVVCQTAEHVLRLTLREPFALVGGGCTETHLAAYVRHKSKSEVPETASVLMCSQTEYLLGVELFCCALESAAGALEHDGGSSLIDLTHAHRWMLPADAIKETMEDSLGFCGCGLVQSSPSKKWTYLNTKYSDFCPSPVFRDTRVQPHVLDSFTAKLSALQVAIETANLALDVKYIIQDMN; encoded by the exons ATGTCGTATGTTGGTATTGTCTACCTCAACAATGTTAAATCTGCTTCGGTCATGTCTCGACTCAGCAAGAAATCTCCATCTGTTTGCACTGATATGCCACTGGACAACACTGATATTTGCAGCAAGCTTCAGCTGCTGAAACAGATACTAACGTCTTGTTTTGGTCCCACAGGTAGACTGAAACAAGTTCACAACAACATTGGAGGACACGTCGTGACAACCTCTGCCTCCTCGGTTCTTCTTTCATCCGTTTCCTCCTCGCAGTCTTTTATCAATCTCATAAAAACCTCCATCCTCAACCACGTCTCTCGCTTCAGCGACTGCGGTTTGTTTGCAGCCATCTTATGCCTTTCTCTTATTGAACAAATCAAAAAGTCTGCTCTCAGGGAAAGCGTGGCTATCAGAGTGAACAACTACCTGCTCGCTCTGTGTACCAGCTACCTTCAACGAGAAGACTCTGGTTGTAGAGTGAAGCTCGACTTCTGCAGCACTCAGAACTTGATCACGTTAGCTCGCAGTGTTATCTGCAGCAAACCCGCATGTGTACTAACAGAGCCCGAGACGCTTCACATTAGCAAACTGGCTGTGCAAGCTTTTTTGCTCACCGTTCCCTGCAGCAGTCCAGGTATAGTCAGTTTTGGCAGAATAGTGACTGTTCCTGTAGAAGGCCATTCTGTGCTAAGCTCTGAAGTGCTTCCAGGTTTACTGGTGGAGATGCCTGATGGCCTGAGCGAGGAAGACAACTTTTTAAATCCCCTCAGTGTTGTGCTTTTCAGTGCATCTCTTGCTGGGGACATTTCTGAACTAGGAGATGGAGTAATTGAGGCCCACCCGGATgtagacacagactcacagatcCTGGGTCAACTTCTGGAGCTTGGCAGACAGGTGATTAATGATGAAGTGAAGCTCTTCGTGTGCCAGAAGGTCATCCACCCAGTTTTGCAGCAATACCTGAGGAGTCATGGTGTCATAGTGGTAGAGAGACTGGGAATTGCTCTTATGGAACCACTCACTCAGCTGACAG GGGCTCAACCTGTGGCTACATTACATACCACAATCCCACCCAAGACCTACGGAAAGGTGAGGGATCtctgtataaagcactttggatCCAAGACAATGCTGCATTTACTCCCTCTTGGGGAGTCTGCGATCTGCACAATGATCCTCTGCCACAGGAACCAGACCATGTTAAATGAGCTGAAG GTGGTGTGCCAGACGGCAGAACATGTACTGAGGCTCACTCTAAGGGAACCATTTGCCTTGGTTGGGGGTGGCTGTACTGAGACACACTTGGCTGCTTATGTTAGACACAAG AGCAAGAGTGAGGTACCAGAGACTGCATCAGTATTAATGTGCTCACAGACAGAGTACCTTCTTGGTGTGGAGCTTTTCTGCTGTGCTCTGGAGTCTGCAGCTGGAGCACTGGAGCATGATGGTGGCAGTTCTTTAATTGATCTGACTCACGCTCATCGCTGGATGCTCCCTGCAGATGCCATCAAAGAAACCATGGAGGACAGTTTGGGCTTTTGTGGCTGCGGTCTGGTACAAAGTAGCCCAAGTAAGAAGTGGACTTATCTAAACACTAAATATTCGGATTTCTGTCCATCGCCCGTGTTTAGAGACACTCGTGTGCAGCCACATGTACTAGACTCCTTCACAGCTAAACTCAGCGCATTGCAAGTTGCTATAGAAACTGCTAATCTTGCTCTGGATGTTAAATATATAATTCAAGATATGAATTAG
- the srd5a2b gene encoding 3-oxo-5-alpha-steroid 4-dehydrogenase 2b, producing the protein MHCHQDLVSFLGCGLILAGVWHLVYHKKSQSSYGRYMAQSPPARTVPARLAWFLQEMPAFIIPLLLILTTHKSTIMGKYMLLGTFCVHYFQRTFVYSLLMRGKPFPLSVMVAAGLFCSLNGFLQGHYLLHCAQFDDEWFTGYCFKIGLLLFYIGMAINIHSDFILRNLRKPKEVIYKIPTGGLFEYVSGANYLGEIVEWFGYAVATWSFPALSFALFTLCFIGPRAYYHHRFYLEKFKDYPKFRKALVPFIF; encoded by the exons ATGCACTGCCATCAGGACTTGGTCAGCTTTCTCGGCTGTGGACTCATTCTGGCAGGAGTTTGGCACCTGGTTTATCACAAGAAGTCGCAGAGCTCCTATGGACGCTACATGGCACAATCTCCTCCTGCTAGAACGGTTCCTGCTAGACTAGCCTGGTTCCTTCAGGAGATGCCCGCTTTCATCATCCCTCTACTTTTAATACTCACCACGCACAAATCCACAATTATGGGGAAGTACATGCTGCTAGGGACCTTTTGCGTGCACTACTTTCAAAg AACATTTGTGTACTCGCTATTGATGAGAGGAAAGCCTTTCCCGCTGAGTGTGATGGTGGCAGCGGGTTTGTTCTGCTCTCTAAATGGTTTCCTGCAAGGACACTACCTGCTGCATTGTGCCCAGTTTGATGATGAGTGGTTTACGGGTTATTGCTTTAAAATTG gttTACTGCTGTTTTACATCGGCATGGCCATTAATATTCACAGCGACTTTATTCTACGCAACTTGAGGAAACCAAAGGAAGTAATATACAAGATTCCTACTG GAGGTCTGTTTGAATATGTGTCTGGTGCCAACTACTTAGGGGAGATTGTGGAGTGGTTTGGGTACGCTGTAGCCACCTGGTCTTTTCCAGCACTTTCATTCGCTCTGTTCACCCTCTGCTTCATTGGACCAAGAGCCTACTACCATCACAG GTTTTATCTTGAGAAATTCAAAGACTATCCCAAGTTTCGAAAGGCTTTAGTTCCATTTATCTTCTGA
- the memo1 gene encoding protein MEMO1, producing MSNRVVCREASHAGSWYSASGSQLNAQLEGWLSQAQSTIRPARAIIAPHAGYTYCGACAAHAYKQVDPSITRRVFILGPSHHVPLSRCALSPADIYRTPLYDLRIDQKVYADLWKTGLFERMSLQTDEDEHSIEMHLPYTAKAMESHKDEFSIVPVLVGALSESKEQEYGKLLSKYLADPSNLFIISSDFCHWGQRFRYTYYDESQGEIYRSIEHLDKMGMGIIEQLDPMSFTNYLKKYRNTICGRHPIGVLLNAVAELRKSGLEMNFTFLNYAQSSQCRNWQDSSVSYAAGALIVH from the exons ATGTCGAACCGAGTGGTGTGCAGAGAAGCAAGTCACGCCGGGAGCTGGTATTCTGCTTCGG GATCCCAGCTGAATGCACAACTAGAAGGCTGGCTGTCTCAAGCACAGTCCACCATCAGACCCGCTAGAGCCATCATAGCACC cCATGCTGGGTATACTTACTGTGGTGCTTGTGCAGCACATGCCTACAAGCAGGTTGATCCCTCTATTAC TCGTAGGGTGTTCATCCTGGGACCTTCACACCATGTGCCCCTCTCTCGCTGTGCCCTGTCACCTGCAGACATCTATAGAACACCCCTCTATGACCTGAGAATCGACCAAAAGG TTTATGCTGACCTCTGGAAAACTGGGTTGTTTGAGAGAATGAGTCTGCAGACAGACGAAGATGAGCACAGTATTGAAATGCACTTGCCTTACACTGCTAAAGCCATGGAGAG CCACAAAGACGAGTTTAGCATCGTGCCTGTGCTGGTGGGTGCGCTGAGTGAGTCAAAGGAACAGGAATATGGGAAGCTGCTTAGCAAATACCTGGCAGACCCTTCTAACCTTTTCATCATCTCATCTGACTTCTGCCATTGGG GTCAACGGTTTCGCTATACATACTATGATGAATCTCAAGGGGAGATCTACAGGTCTATTGAGCATCTTGATAAAATG GGGATGGGCATTATAGAGCAGCTGGATCCCATGTCTTTCACCAACTACTTGAAGAAGTATCGCAACACCATATGTGGGCGTCACCCGATTGGAGTGCTGCTAAAT GCTGTGGCTGAGCTGAGGAAGTCTGGTCTAGAAATGAACTTCACTTTCCTGAACTACGCCCAATCAAGTCAGTGCAGGAACTGGCAGGATAGCTCCGTGAGTTATGCTGCTGGGGCACTCATCGTTCATTGA